A genomic segment from Synchiropus splendidus isolate RoL2022-P1 chromosome 18, RoL_Sspl_1.0, whole genome shotgun sequence encodes:
- the myt1b gene encoding myelin transcription factor 1 isoform X1 yields the protein MVAHRPYLKINRSSTAELPSPHSARVMKTPQFSEKENEFRGELVNQRWTRGERTSSRCQASQRLQSRRPIMMSVEGDDKRTRTRSKGIRVPIELIGAELSCPTPGCNGSGHISGRYSRHRSILGCPIARKRRLEEAEQEQETERPVSKRKSYPLKLALDDGFSAESDASSEAEGDGEKEEEKAENVEEKGAELTQNGHTNGQLEETQEKDEEEMCQEKTTTADEEECVIVESKLDAASPGPEEPQSPAHDTEEVANSLLHLGQTCKTDNKNNVPTEAIQQPVAMETEEDVTVAAGEGEKMKDRQRQEMQETDVEEVGESDVQNEAAEEEEEVRSEPTQQERPVDEPHIQQMTEEEEEEMPLQQSQEKEEEKEEGQENHREVNHILPVSIVPTAIRTITSTAASQGKHITAEDHRVSPQEDYNSHSPHRASPVDKYDSHKLGAVQNYKSSPPLNFSSHSPVHNYYHIHKAAASPDIIEVRSDKSDEKDFDDMDGDDEHDDDDSISQRSNESEMFDMTRGNLGLLEQAIALKAEQVKPIGPRELLRAPDIHHQRYFTMEDRPKHLDVIRKSYFKESNRPEKREIKCPTPGCDGTGHVTGLYPHHRSLSGCPHKDRIPPEILAMHENVLKCPTPGCTGQGHVNSNRNTHRSLSGCPIAAAEKLNKGHDKQHLSQPGSEHLKGSPNDRVLRPMCFVKQLEVPQYGSYRPNMAPSTPRANLAKELEKYSKVSFDYASFDAQVFGKRMIAPKMPTSETSPKAFKTKPSFPKSSSPSLSLHGYGKATALAYDYSHDAEAAHMAATAILNLSTRCWEKPENLSTKAQPKEMDIEVDENGTLDLSMKKPIKHEGSLSGTSPGVRSPDPSSSSSSLHHGSSGMTSPNLHGYKQEEWEGPLDYTKPNRQREEEVDELEHTGQSYVSSDPEDGDMMQDCLEERKYPGEVTTPSFKVKFLPKDAKKELLSCPTPGCDGSGHITGNYASHRSLSGCPLADKSLRSLMAAHTPELKCPTPGCDGSGHITGNYASHRSLSGCPRAKKSGIKTPTKDNQEDSELLKCPVPGCDSLGHISGKYATHRSAYGCPLAARRQKEGLLNGMPFNWKAFKTEGPTCPTPGCDGSGHANGSFLTHRSLSGCPRALFAKKKAKFPGDDYLSTKFRASDVLDNDEDIKQLNKEINDLSDSNNEMEADMVNLQTQISSMEKNLKSIEHENKMIEEQNEALFMELSGLSRALIHSLANIRLPHMQEPITEQNFDRYISALTDMYTNKDCFQSPENKALLESINKAVKGIKV from the exons AAAATGAGTTTCGGGGAGAGCTGGTGAACCAGCGGTGGACACGAGGCGAGAGGACCAGCAGTCGCTGTCAGGCCTCCCAGAGACTGCAGAGCCGTCGACCAATCATG atgagtgttgagggtgacgACAAGCGAACTCGTACTCGGTCAAAGGGAATCAGAG TTCCCATTGAGCTCATAGGAGCAGAACTAAG CTGCCCAACCCCTGGATGCAATGGCTCGGGCCATATCAGTGGGAGATACTCACGACACAGAAG TATTCTGGGATGCCCCATAGCCAGGAAGCGACGCTTGGAGGAAGCTGAGCAAGAGCAGGAAACAGAGCGACCCGTCTCTAAGAGGAAGTCATATCCCCTGAAACTGGCGCTGGACGATGGTTTCAGCGCAGAGAGTGATGCCAGCAGCGAGGCTGAGGGCgatggagagaaggaggaagagaaagctGAGAATGTGGAGGAAAAAGGTGCAGAACTGACTCAGAATGGACACACAAACGGACAGCTGGAGGAGACAcaggagaaggatgaggaggaaatgtGTCAGGAGAAGACAACAACAGCAGATGAAG agGAGTGTGTGATCGTGGAGTCCAAGCTGGATGCGGCCTCACCAGGGCCAGAGGAGCCCCAGTCTCCTGCTCATGATACCGAAGAGGTAGCGAACTCTCTGCTCCACCTCGGCCAAACCTGCAAAactgacaacaaaaataatgtccCAACTGAGGCCATTCAGCagcctgttgccatggagacagaggaggatgTCACCGTGGCAGCaggagagggggaaaaaatgaaagacagGCAGAGACAGGAAATGCAGGAGACAGATGTTGAAGAAGTAGGGGAGTCTGATGTGCAGAATGAggcagctgaggaagaggaagaggtcaGGAGTGAGCCAACGCAGCAGGAGAGGCCAGTTGATGAACCACACATTCAACAGatgactgaggaagaggaggaagagatgcccctgcagcagagccaggagaaggaagaggagaaggaggaaggacAGGAGAACCACAGGGAGGTGAACCACATCCTGCCTGTTTCAATTGTGCCAACTGCTATTCGCACTATCACCAGCACCGCAGCATCTCAGGGAAAACACATCACGGCAGAAGACCACAGGGTCAGTCCTCAGGAGGACTACAACTCACACAGCCCCCACAGAGCCAGTCCTGTGGACAAATATGACTCTCATAAGCTGGGTGCTGTGCAAAACTACAAGAGCAGCCCTCCTTTAAACTTCAGCTCCCACAGTCCTGTGCACAACTACTACCACATCCACAAGGCCGCGGCCTCTCCCGACATCATCGAGGTGCGATCCGATAAGTCGGACGAGAAGGACTTTGATGACATGGACGGGGACGATGAGCACGACGACGACGACAGCATTTCCCAGCGTTCCAACGAGTCTGAGATGTTCGACATGACCAGAGGCAACCTCGGTCTGCTGGAGCAAGCCATCGCTCTGAAGGCTGAGCAGGTGAAGCCCATCGGGCCCAGAGAGCTGCTCAGAGCTCCAGACATCCACCACCAGAGATATTTCACCATGGAGGACCGGCCCAAGCACCTAGACGTCATTCGCAAGAGCTACTTTAAAG AGAGCAATAGGCCGGAGAAGAGGGAGATCAAGTGTCCCACCCCAGGGTGCGATGGGACGGGTCACGTGACTGGTCTTTACCCCCACCACCGCAGCCTGTCaggatgtcctcacaaggacaggaTTCCCCCTGAGA TTCTGGCCATGCATGAGAATGTGCTGAAGTGTCCTACCCCTGGCTGCACTGGCCAGGGCCATGTCAACAGCAACCGCAACACACACCGCAG TCTTTCTGGATGCCCCATTGCTGCTGCGGAGAAACTGAACAAGGGCCACGACAAGCAGCATCTCTCCCAGCCTGGCAGCGAGCACCTGAAAGGAAGTCCCAATGACAGAGTCTTAAG GCCCATGTGTTTTGTGAAACAACTTGAAGTCCCCCAGTATGGCAGCTACAGGCCCAACATGGCCCCCAGTACTCCCCGTGCCAACCTGGCCAAGGAGCTGGAAAAGTACTCCAAGGTGTCCTTCGATTATGCAAGCTTCGACGCACAAGTGTTCGGGAAGCGCATGATTGCCCCAAAGATGCCCACCAGCGAAACCTCACCCAAAGCCTTCAAAA CCAAGCCCTCCTTCCCCAAGTCGTCCTCGCCCAGCCTGAGTCTACATGGTTACGGGAAAGCCACCGCTTTGGCTTATGACTACTCCCATGATGCAGAGGCAGCCCACATGGCGGCCACTGCCATCCTGAACCTGTCCACCCGTTGCTGGGAGAAGCCTGAAAACCTCAGCACCAAAGCCCAACCCAAG GAAATGGATATCGAGGTGGATGAGAACGGCACTCTGGACTTGAGCATGAAGAAACCCATCAAACACGAGGGCAGTCTGTCTGGCACCAGCCCCGGGGTCCGCTCCCCAGACccttcgtcctcctcctcctcgctgcatCACGGCAGCAGTGGGATGACGTCACCAAACCTGCACGGCTACAAgcaggaggagtgggagggtcCGCTGGATTACACCAAACCCAACcgccagagggaggaggaagtggacgaG CTGGAACACACTGGCCAGTCGTACGTCTCCTCCGACCCAGAGGACGGCGACATGATGCAGGACTGTCTGGAGGAAAGGAAGTACCCAGGGGAAGTCACAACCCCCAGCTTCAAAGTCAAGTTCTTGCCCAAGGACGCAAAGAAAGAGCTGCTCTC GTGTCCCACACCTGGCTGTGACGGCAGCGGCCACATCACCGGAAACTATGCATCACATCGCAG TCTGTCTGGGTGTCCTCTCGCTGATAAGAGCCTCCGGTCACTCATGGCGGCCCACACCCCTGAACTCAA ATGCCCCACTCCAGGATGTGATGGCTCAGGTCACATCACAGGAAACTACGCCTCTCACCGAAG TCTCTCTGGGTGCCCCCGTGCCAAGAAAAGTGGAATTAAAACTCCTACCAAGGACAACCAGGAGGACTCCGAGCTTTTAAA GTGCCCGGTGCCAGGGTGCGACAGCCTGGGACACATCAGTGGAAAGTACGCTACGCACCGTAGCGCCTACGGATGTCCACTCGCAGCCCGCAGACAGAAGGAGGGTCTCCTTAACGGCATGCCCTTCAACTGGAAGGCCTTCAAGACCGAGGGACCCACCTGTCCCACCCCGGGCTGCGACGGCTCCGGACATGCCAACGGCAGTTTCCTCACACACCGCAG CCTCTCAGGGTGCCCCAGAGCTTTGTTTGCTAAGAAGAAGGCCAAGTTCCCCGGTGATGACTACCTGAGCACCAAGTTCAGAGCTAGTGACG TCCTGGACAATGACGAGGACATCAAGCAGCTCAACAAAGAAATCAACGACCTCAGCGACTCCAACAACGAAATGGAGGCCGACATGGTCAACCTGCAGACACAG ATCTCCTCCATGGAGAAGAACCTGAAGAGCATCGAGCACGAGAACAAGATGATTGAGGAGCAGAACGAGGCCTTGTTCATGGAGCTGTCCGGTCTGAGCCGGGCCCTGATTCACAGCCTGGCCAACATCCGCCTGCCGCACATG CAGGAGCCAATCACGGAGCAGAACTTCGATCGCTACATCAGCGCGCTGACCGACATGTACACCAACAAGGACTGCTTCCAGAGCCCAGAGAACAAGGCTCTGCTGGAGAGCATCAACAAGGCTGTGAAGGGCATCAAAGTCTGA
- the myt1b gene encoding myelin transcription factor 1 isoform X2 translates to MVAHRPYLKINRSSTAELPSPHSARVMKTPQFSEKENEFRGELVNQRWTRGERTSSRCQASQRLQSRRPIMMSVEGDDKRTRTRSKGIRVPIELIGAELSCPTPGCNGSGHISGRYSRHRSILGCPIARKRRLEEAEQEQETERPVSKRKSYPLKLALDDGFSAESDASSEAEGDGEKEEEKAENVEEKGAELTQNGHTNGQLEETQEKDEEEMCQEKTTTADEEECVIVESKLDAASPGPEEPQSPAHDTEEVANSLLHLGQTCKTDNKNNVPTEAIQQPVAMETEEDVTVAAGEGEKMKDRQRQEMQETDVEEVGESDVQNEAAEEEEEVRSEPTQQERPVDEPHIQQMTEEEEEEMPLQQSQEKEEEKEEGQENHREVNHILPVSIVPTAIRTITSTAASQGKHITAEDHRVSPQEDYNSHSPHRASPVDKYDSHKLGAVQNYKSSPPLNFSSHSPVHNYYHIHKAAASPDIIEVRSDKSDEKDFDDMDGDDEHDDDDSISQRSNESEMFDMTRGNLGLLEQAIALKAEQVKPIGPRELLRAPDIHHQRYFTMEDRPKHLDVIRKSYFKESNRPEKREIKCPTPGCDGTGHVTGLYPHHRSLSGCPHKDRIPPEILAMHENVLKCPTPGCTGQGHVNSNRNTHRSLSGCPIAAAEKLNKGHDKQHLSQPGSEHLKGSPNDRVLRPMCFVKQLEVPQYGSYRPNMAPSTPRANLAKELEKYSKVSFDYASFDAQVFGKRMIAPKMPTSETSPKAFKTKPSFPKSSSPSLSLHGYGKATALAYDYSHDAEAAHMAATAILNLSTRCWEKPENLSTKAQPKEMDIEVDENGTLDLSMKKPIKHEGSLSGTSPGVRSPDPSSSSSSLHHGSSGMTSPNLHGYKQEEWEGPLDYTKPNRQREEEVDELEHTGQSYVSSDPEDGDMMQDCLEERKYPGEVTTPSFKVKFLPKDAKKELLSCPTPGCDGSGHITGNYASHRSLSGCPLADKSLRSLMAAHTPELKCPTPGCDGSGHITGNYASHRSLSGCPRAKKSGIKTPTKDNQEDSELLKCPVPGCDSLGHISGKYATHRSAYGCPLAARRQKEGLLNGMPFNWKAFKTEGPTCPTPGCDGSGHANGSFLTHRSLSGCPRALFAKKKAKFPGDDYLSTKFRASDVLDNDEDIKQLNKEINDLSDSNNEMEADMVNLQTQISSMEKNLKSIEHENKMIEEQNEALFMELSGLSRALIHSLANIRLPHMEPITEQNFDRYISALTDMYTNKDCFQSPENKALLESINKAVKGIKV, encoded by the exons AAAATGAGTTTCGGGGAGAGCTGGTGAACCAGCGGTGGACACGAGGCGAGAGGACCAGCAGTCGCTGTCAGGCCTCCCAGAGACTGCAGAGCCGTCGACCAATCATG atgagtgttgagggtgacgACAAGCGAACTCGTACTCGGTCAAAGGGAATCAGAG TTCCCATTGAGCTCATAGGAGCAGAACTAAG CTGCCCAACCCCTGGATGCAATGGCTCGGGCCATATCAGTGGGAGATACTCACGACACAGAAG TATTCTGGGATGCCCCATAGCCAGGAAGCGACGCTTGGAGGAAGCTGAGCAAGAGCAGGAAACAGAGCGACCCGTCTCTAAGAGGAAGTCATATCCCCTGAAACTGGCGCTGGACGATGGTTTCAGCGCAGAGAGTGATGCCAGCAGCGAGGCTGAGGGCgatggagagaaggaggaagagaaagctGAGAATGTGGAGGAAAAAGGTGCAGAACTGACTCAGAATGGACACACAAACGGACAGCTGGAGGAGACAcaggagaaggatgaggaggaaatgtGTCAGGAGAAGACAACAACAGCAGATGAAG agGAGTGTGTGATCGTGGAGTCCAAGCTGGATGCGGCCTCACCAGGGCCAGAGGAGCCCCAGTCTCCTGCTCATGATACCGAAGAGGTAGCGAACTCTCTGCTCCACCTCGGCCAAACCTGCAAAactgacaacaaaaataatgtccCAACTGAGGCCATTCAGCagcctgttgccatggagacagaggaggatgTCACCGTGGCAGCaggagagggggaaaaaatgaaagacagGCAGAGACAGGAAATGCAGGAGACAGATGTTGAAGAAGTAGGGGAGTCTGATGTGCAGAATGAggcagctgaggaagaggaagaggtcaGGAGTGAGCCAACGCAGCAGGAGAGGCCAGTTGATGAACCACACATTCAACAGatgactgaggaagaggaggaagagatgcccctgcagcagagccaggagaaggaagaggagaaggaggaaggacAGGAGAACCACAGGGAGGTGAACCACATCCTGCCTGTTTCAATTGTGCCAACTGCTATTCGCACTATCACCAGCACCGCAGCATCTCAGGGAAAACACATCACGGCAGAAGACCACAGGGTCAGTCCTCAGGAGGACTACAACTCACACAGCCCCCACAGAGCCAGTCCTGTGGACAAATATGACTCTCATAAGCTGGGTGCTGTGCAAAACTACAAGAGCAGCCCTCCTTTAAACTTCAGCTCCCACAGTCCTGTGCACAACTACTACCACATCCACAAGGCCGCGGCCTCTCCCGACATCATCGAGGTGCGATCCGATAAGTCGGACGAGAAGGACTTTGATGACATGGACGGGGACGATGAGCACGACGACGACGACAGCATTTCCCAGCGTTCCAACGAGTCTGAGATGTTCGACATGACCAGAGGCAACCTCGGTCTGCTGGAGCAAGCCATCGCTCTGAAGGCTGAGCAGGTGAAGCCCATCGGGCCCAGAGAGCTGCTCAGAGCTCCAGACATCCACCACCAGAGATATTTCACCATGGAGGACCGGCCCAAGCACCTAGACGTCATTCGCAAGAGCTACTTTAAAG AGAGCAATAGGCCGGAGAAGAGGGAGATCAAGTGTCCCACCCCAGGGTGCGATGGGACGGGTCACGTGACTGGTCTTTACCCCCACCACCGCAGCCTGTCaggatgtcctcacaaggacaggaTTCCCCCTGAGA TTCTGGCCATGCATGAGAATGTGCTGAAGTGTCCTACCCCTGGCTGCACTGGCCAGGGCCATGTCAACAGCAACCGCAACACACACCGCAG TCTTTCTGGATGCCCCATTGCTGCTGCGGAGAAACTGAACAAGGGCCACGACAAGCAGCATCTCTCCCAGCCTGGCAGCGAGCACCTGAAAGGAAGTCCCAATGACAGAGTCTTAAG GCCCATGTGTTTTGTGAAACAACTTGAAGTCCCCCAGTATGGCAGCTACAGGCCCAACATGGCCCCCAGTACTCCCCGTGCCAACCTGGCCAAGGAGCTGGAAAAGTACTCCAAGGTGTCCTTCGATTATGCAAGCTTCGACGCACAAGTGTTCGGGAAGCGCATGATTGCCCCAAAGATGCCCACCAGCGAAACCTCACCCAAAGCCTTCAAAA CCAAGCCCTCCTTCCCCAAGTCGTCCTCGCCCAGCCTGAGTCTACATGGTTACGGGAAAGCCACCGCTTTGGCTTATGACTACTCCCATGATGCAGAGGCAGCCCACATGGCGGCCACTGCCATCCTGAACCTGTCCACCCGTTGCTGGGAGAAGCCTGAAAACCTCAGCACCAAAGCCCAACCCAAG GAAATGGATATCGAGGTGGATGAGAACGGCACTCTGGACTTGAGCATGAAGAAACCCATCAAACACGAGGGCAGTCTGTCTGGCACCAGCCCCGGGGTCCGCTCCCCAGACccttcgtcctcctcctcctcgctgcatCACGGCAGCAGTGGGATGACGTCACCAAACCTGCACGGCTACAAgcaggaggagtgggagggtcCGCTGGATTACACCAAACCCAACcgccagagggaggaggaagtggacgaG CTGGAACACACTGGCCAGTCGTACGTCTCCTCCGACCCAGAGGACGGCGACATGATGCAGGACTGTCTGGAGGAAAGGAAGTACCCAGGGGAAGTCACAACCCCCAGCTTCAAAGTCAAGTTCTTGCCCAAGGACGCAAAGAAAGAGCTGCTCTC GTGTCCCACACCTGGCTGTGACGGCAGCGGCCACATCACCGGAAACTATGCATCACATCGCAG TCTGTCTGGGTGTCCTCTCGCTGATAAGAGCCTCCGGTCACTCATGGCGGCCCACACCCCTGAACTCAA ATGCCCCACTCCAGGATGTGATGGCTCAGGTCACATCACAGGAAACTACGCCTCTCACCGAAG TCTCTCTGGGTGCCCCCGTGCCAAGAAAAGTGGAATTAAAACTCCTACCAAGGACAACCAGGAGGACTCCGAGCTTTTAAA GTGCCCGGTGCCAGGGTGCGACAGCCTGGGACACATCAGTGGAAAGTACGCTACGCACCGTAGCGCCTACGGATGTCCACTCGCAGCCCGCAGACAGAAGGAGGGTCTCCTTAACGGCATGCCCTTCAACTGGAAGGCCTTCAAGACCGAGGGACCCACCTGTCCCACCCCGGGCTGCGACGGCTCCGGACATGCCAACGGCAGTTTCCTCACACACCGCAG CCTCTCAGGGTGCCCCAGAGCTTTGTTTGCTAAGAAGAAGGCCAAGTTCCCCGGTGATGACTACCTGAGCACCAAGTTCAGAGCTAGTGACG TCCTGGACAATGACGAGGACATCAAGCAGCTCAACAAAGAAATCAACGACCTCAGCGACTCCAACAACGAAATGGAGGCCGACATGGTCAACCTGCAGACACAG ATCTCCTCCATGGAGAAGAACCTGAAGAGCATCGAGCACGAGAACAAGATGATTGAGGAGCAGAACGAGGCCTTGTTCATGGAGCTGTCCGGTCTGAGCCGGGCCCTGATTCACAGCCTGGCCAACATCCGCCTGCCGCACATG GAGCCAATCACGGAGCAGAACTTCGATCGCTACATCAGCGCGCTGACCGACATGTACACCAACAAGGACTGCTTCCAGAGCCCAGAGAACAAGGCTCTGCTGGAGAGCATCAACAAGGCTGTGAAGGGCATCAAAGTCTGA